Proteins from a genomic interval of Salmo trutta chromosome 39, fSalTru1.1, whole genome shotgun sequence:
- the LOC115179131 gene encoding PCI domain-containing protein 2 has protein sequence MAHITINQYLQQVYEAIDNHEGSFCAELLSFKHPHVANPRLQLASPEEKCQQVLEVPYDEMVAAHLRCTYAVSNHDFVEAYKCQTLVVQSFLRAFQSHKEENWALPVMFAVTLDLRIFANNAEQQLLRKGKGKLGDMLEKAAEQLMGCFRVCASDNRAGIDDSKKWGMLFLINQLFKIYFKINKLHLCKPLIRAIDSSNLKDDYSMAQRVTYKYYVGRKAMFDSDYKPAEEYLSFSFQHCHRSSQRNKRMILIYLLPVKMLLGHMPNHQLLRKYDLMQFADVTKAVSEGNLLLLNEALAKHETFFIRCGIFLILEKLKIITYRNLFKKVYQLLKTHQLPLDAFLVALKMMQVEEVDIDEVQCILANLICEGHIKGYISHQHQKLVVSKANPFPLLSSSS, from the exons TCAAACACCCACATGTGGCTAACCCACGTCTTCAG CTCGCCAGTCCAGAGGAGAAGTGCCAACAGGTGCTGGAGGTCCCGTACGATGAGATGGTTGCAGCACACTTGAGGTGCACCTATGCAGTGTCCAACCACGACTTTGTTGAGGCGTACAAATGTCAGACATTGGTGGTCCA GTCATTCTTGAGGGCCTTCCAATCTCACAAAGAGGAGAACTG GGCCTTGCCAGTGATGTTCGCTGTTACGCTGGACCTGCGGATATTTGCCAACAAT GCAGAGCAGCAGCTCCTGAGGAAGGGAAAAGGCAAACTGGGAGACATGCTGGAGAAAGCTGCTGAACAACTGATGGGCTGTTTCAGAGTTTGTGCCAGCGACAA TCGGGCTGGGATTGACGACTCCAAGAAGTGgggaatgttgtttctcatcaATCAGCTCTTCAAGATCTACTTCAAG atcaACAAGCTACACCTGTGTAAGCCACTGATCCGGGCCATCGACAGCTCCAACCTGAAGGATGATTACAGTATGGCCCAGAGAGTCACCTACAAATACTATGTAGGCCGCAAGGCCATGTTCGACAGCGACTACAAACCAGCCGAGGAGTACCTGTCCTTCTCCTTCCAGCACTGCCACCGCTCCAGCCAGAGGAACAAACGCATGATTCTCATCTACCTACTTCCTGTCAAGATGTTGCTG GGTCACATGCCTAATCACCAGCTGCTCAGGAAGTACGACCTCATGCAGTTTGCCGACGTCACGAAAGCTGTGAG TGAGGGCAACCTGCTGCTGTTGAACGAGGCCTTGGCCAAGCACGAGACCTTCTTCATCCGCTGTGGCATCTTCCTCATCCTCGAGAAGCTCAAGATCATCACCTATCGGAACCTCTTCAAGAAAGT GTACCAGCTGCTGAAGACTCACCAGTTACCCCTAGATGCCTTCCTGGTAGCTCTGAAAATGATGCAGGTGGAAGAGGTGGACATTGACGAGGTGCAGTGTATCCTGGCCAACCTAATCTGTGAG GGTCACATCAAAGGCTACATCTCTCACCAGCACCAGAAACTGGTCGTCAGCAAGGCCAATCCATTCCCCCTGCTGTCATCATCTTCCTAA